One segment of Setaria viridis chromosome 4, Setaria_viridis_v4.0, whole genome shotgun sequence DNA contains the following:
- the LOC117852373 gene encoding agamous-like MADS-box protein AGL66: MGRVKLQIKRIENTTNRQVTFSKRRNGLIKKAYELSVLCDIDIALIMFSPSNRLCHFSGRRRIEDVITKYINLPENDRGGIVRNREYLIKMLTQLKCEGDIAEQLTPNKGPVNSNIEELQNEIRKYQHQVQALEERIRMFEPDPLSLASMNEVEATEKFLMETLARVEERKKYLLCNHMGPFDPSPSDMQQRVQVFGLPPPAPAPPPQQQQGDMGVGAFGGVGGDVGSWFADGASIFAGQDPILAFREQVMFDSMRRDAAGVDPTGGMEAMCHVDQHGGPSEDWQQAYMSADLLSALIPSTPFPLDDDQVTSRDDELDKPSTARFSVHELEAVIQDAMVDPVLASPPPMVPPPPPPPHVHEPPVEAAGSCSSVPPGGDCAAAGQEHGGLPGGAVNMG, translated from the exons ATGGGGCGCGTGAAGCTGCAGATCAAGAGGATCGAGAACACCACCAACCGGCAGGTGACCTTCTCCAAGCGCCGGAACGGCCTCATCAAGAAGGCCTACGAGCTCTCTGTCCTCTGCGACATCGACATCGCCCTCATCATGTTCTCCCCCTCCAACCGCCTCTGCCACTTCTCCGGCCGCCGCAG GATCGAGGACGTGATCACGAAGTACATCAATCTCCCGGAGAACGACAGAGGAGG AATAGTTCGGAACAGAGAG TATCTGATCAAGATGCTCACGCAACTCAAGTGCGAGGGTGACATAGCCGAGCAACTCACGCCCAA TAAAGGGCCAGTGAACTCCAACATAGAG GAGCTTCAGAATGAGATCAGGAAATACCAGCACCAGGTGCAGGCCTTGGAGGAGCGCATCAG GATGTTCGAGCCGGACCCGTTGTCGCTGGCGTCCATGAACGAGGTCGAGGCGACCGAGAAGTTCCTCATGGAGACCCTCGCCCGCGTCGAAGAGCGCAAG AAATATTTGCTGTGCAACCACATGGGCCCCTTCGACCCCTCGCCCTCCGACATGCAGCA GCGGGTGCAGGTGttcggcctgccgccgccggcgccggcgccgccgccgcagcagcagcagggggaCATGGGCGTCGGCGCGTtcggcggggtcgggggcgACGTCGGCTCGTGGTTCGCCGACGGGGCGTCCATCTTCGCTGGGCAGGACCCGATCTTGGCCTTCAG aGAGCAGGTGATGTTCGACTCGATGCGGCGGGACGCGGCGGGGGTGGACCCGACGGGGGGGATGGAGGCGATGTGCCACGTGGACCAGCACGGCGGGCCCAGCGAGGACTGGCAGCAGGCGTACATGTCGGCGGACCTCCTCTCGGCGCTCATCCCCTCCACGCCCTTCCCGCTGGACGACGACCAGGTGACGTCACGGGACGACGAGCTCGACAAGCCCTCCACGGCTAGGTTCAGCGTGCACGAGCTCGAGGCGGTGATCCAGGACGCCATGGTGGACCCCGTGCTGGCGTCCCCCCCGCCgatggtgccgccgccaccgccgccgccgcacgtgcacgagccgccggtggaggcggcggggagctgCTCCAGCGTCCCGCCGGGTGGCGACTGCGCCGCCGCAGGCCAGGAGCACGGCGGCCTGCCCGGCGGCGCGGTCAACATGGGCTAG
- the LOC117852374 gene encoding histone-lysine N-methyltransferase, H3 lysine-9 specific SUVH1, with translation MAQQKASILLSNSTVVDAKPLRTLTPMFPAPPGLHTFTPQNSPSFVCVTPFGPHAGGTELGMPAGVPPMLAAPAAPAEPCQRQPQRVNMNGASHANGTAINSWVTPSQTPPSAATPSLQTPLSAATLESSKRKRGRPKRVPDATVPSAPSVPPAPTIPPIPSLPLVPSAPQGGNVLSPMPSAAISQEGGKRKRGRPKRVQDVPVLSAPLAPQADNTPVLQTLPAPTVHESGTRKRGRPKCLQDSSDTPTPPIHSKDNEPTFQTPATTSPESVKRKRGRPRRVSDGSVTPSSIDDDTVDATKRGRPRKIDTTLLQLPSLSSDDPRESTDNVLLMFDALRRRLMQLDEVKQAAKQQHNLKAGSIMINAELRVNKNKRIGEVPGVDVGDMFYFRIEMCLVGLNSQSMAGIDYMSAKFGNEEDPVAISIVSAGVYDNTEDDPDILVYTGQGMSGKDDQKLERGNLALQRSLHRGNPIRVIRSIRDLTCPTGKIYIYDGLYKIKEAWVEKAKSGFNVFKHKLLREPGQPDGIAMWKKTEKWRENPSSRDHVILSDISYGVERYPVCLVNEVDDEKGPIHFIYMTKLKYGNLLSSMTKMQGCKCCASVCLPGDNNCTCTHQNAGDLPYSASGILVSRMPMLYECNDSCTCSHNCRNRVVQKGTQIYFEVFKTGDRGWGLRSWDPIRAGTFICEYAGEIVDKNSADGEDEYIFEAPPSEQNLKWNYAPELLGEPNLSNSKETPRQLPIIISAKRTGNVARFMNHSCSPNVFWQPVLYNHGDEGYPHIAFFAIKHIPPMTELTYDYGQSQGNEPLGSNSGCQKAKNCFCWSRKCRGSFG, from the coding sequence ATGGCTCAGCAGAAGGCTTCAATTCTGTTGAGTAATTCAACAGTTGTTGACGCCAAACCCTTGCGTACGTTGACCCCTATGTTCCCTGCACCACCAGGGCTCCACACATTCACCCCTCAAAACTCACCTTCATTTGTCTGTGTGACCCCATTTGGACCGCATGCTGGAGGCACGGAACTGGGAATGCCGGCTGGTGTTCCACCAATGTTAGCAGCACCTGCTGCTCCTGCAGAACCTTGTCAGAGACAGCCTCAGAGGGTTAATATGAATGGAGCTTCTCATGCTAATGGTACTGCAATAAACAGTTGGGTCACTCCCTCGCAAACTCCTCCTTCAGCTGCCACTCCTTCCTTGCAAACTCCTCTGTCAGCTGCCACACTGGAATCCAGTAAGAGGAAGAGGGGCAGGCCCAAGCGTGTTCCAGATGCTACTGTTCCTTCAGCTCCTTCAGTTCCTCCAGCTCCTACTATTCCTCCAATTCCTTCACTTCCTTTGGTTCCTTCAGCTCCTCAAGGTGGGAATGTTCTTTCCCCAATGCCTTCTGCAGCCATCTCACAGGAAGGTGGCAAGAGGAAGAGGGGACGGCCCAAGCGTGTGCAAGATGTTCCTGTCCTGTCAGCTCCTTTAGCACCTCAAGCAGATAATACACCTGTTCTTCAGACACTTCCTGCACCCACTGTACATGAATCTGGTACGAGGAAAAGGGGGCGTCCCAAATGTTTGCAGGATAGTTCAGATACTCCGACTCCTCCAATTCACTCAAAAGATAATGAGCCCACTTTTCAGACACCTGCAACCACCTCACCTGAAAGTGTTAAAAGGAAGAGGGGACGTCCAAGGCGTGTGTCAGATGGTTCAGTGACTCCAAGTTCAATAGATGATGACACTGTTGATGCGACAAAACGTGGACGACCTAGGAAAATTGACACCACTCTTTTGCAGCTTCCATCATTGTCTTCAGATGATCCTCGGGAATCTACAGATAATGTACTCTTGATGTTTGACGCATTGCGGCGGAGGCTTATGCAGCTGGATGAGGTGAAGCAAGCTGCAAAGCAGCAACATAACTTGAAGGCTGGGAGCATCATGATTAATGCTGAACTTCGTGTCAATAAGAATAAGCGGATTGGAGAGGTTCCAGGTGTTGATGTTGGTGACATGTTCTACTTCAGAATTGAGATGTGCCTGGTGGGGCTGAATAGTCAGAGCATGGCAGGTATTGATTACATGTCTGCCAAGTTTGGTAATGAGGAGGATCCTGTGGCTATTAGTATCGTGTCAGCTGGTGTGTATGATAATACCGAAGATGATCCAGACATTCTAGTTTACACTGGACAGGGCATGTCTGGTAAGGATGATCAAAAACTCGAGAGGGGTAACCTTGCATTGCAGAGGAGTTTGCATAGAGGTAATCCGATTAGAGTCATTCGCAGCATAAGAGACTTGACTTGTCCAACTGGCAAGATATACATATATGATGGTCTTTACAAGATCAAAGAAGCTTGGGTGGAGAAAGCGAAATCTGGTTTCAATGTTTTTAAACACAAGTTACTCAGGGAACCTGGCCAACCTGATGGCATTGCAATGTGGAAGAAAACTGAAAAATGGAGGGAAAATCCATCATCTAGAGACCATGTTATATTGTCCGACATATCATATGGTGTGGAAAGGTACCCTGTTTGCCTTGTAAATGAGGTTGACGATGAGAAGGGTCCTATCCACTTCATCTATATGACTAAATTGAAATATGGGAACTTGCTGAGCTCAATGACAAAGATGCAAGGATGCAAATGCTGCGCAAGTGTATGCCTCCCTGGTGATAACAACTGCACTTGTACGCACCAAAATGCTGGTGACCTTCCTTACAGTGCTTCAGGCATACTTGTTAGCCGCATGCCTATGTTATATGAGTGTAATGATTCCTGCACTTGTTCACATAATTGCCGCAACCGAGTTGTACAGAAAGGTACCCAGATCTATTTTGAAGTGTTTAAGACAGGAGATCGTGGTTGGGGCCTTCGTAGTTGGGACCCGATTCGAGCTGGAACATTTATCTGTGAATATGCAGGTGAAATTGTTGACAAAAATAGTGCGGATGGAGAAGATGAGTACATCTTTGAGGCCCCTCCTTCCGAGCAGAACTTAAAATGGAACTATGCGCCAGAATTACTGGGTGAACCTAATCTGTCCAACTCAAAGGAGACACCCAGGCAATTGCCAATCATCATTAGTGCAAAACGAACCGGCAATGTAGCCCGCTTTATGAACCACAGCTGCTCGCCTAATGTTTTTTGGCAACCAGTTTTGTACAATCATGGCGATGAGGGATACCCACACATTGCTTTCTTTGCAATTAAGCATATTCCTCCAATGACTGAGCTCACATATGATTATGGCCAGAGCCAAGGTAATGAACCGCTGGGATCCAATTCTGGCTGTCAAAAGGCAAAAAATTGCTTTTGTTGGTCTCGCAAGTGCAGAGGTTCCTTTGGCTAA